The window ctatataatttttttcttcataaattcTACTTGCAAACAAAGGAATGAGTCAGCATAAGTGTATGCACAAAATACGGCTCAATTCAACCCcgattaaaaatataaaaattcatgCAAAATAATGCTTTATGTCTTTACCTTTCTTTAcctctattaaaataaatgaatttcattGCTTTACGACCAAGACCAAACCGAGTTATATTTTCCTATTTGAACTAGAGCTTCTCTTTTTCAGTTCCGCTAACTTGGTTTGATATTCTGTTGTAATCTAACGACTTTCATAGGTATGTTTTATGTGTCCAGACCATAGACTCTATAAAATATGGGCGTGGTGTCCGTGACGTCAAACATAGGTTTGTGAAGGTTAAAAATGAAGCCTAAAGTAGGCAGAGGCTCTCGCCAACATCTTGGCATCGCAAGATGCCATTTTTGCCCCTCGGTCCAGACACCTTGTATATTTCAACTAccttataaaaacaattgattAACATAAAGCATTATAAAGTGTTATCTTCAACTTCTATCTTTAACTTTAACTTGGAGGTTATTGAGGGTCAACCTACAGTTTGTTGAACTTGATTTAACCTTTATGTCTGTGTATGGATGTCCGtgtttaacaaatgtatttattatctcAGCAAGTGATCTTTGAAATGAATCGCATTGGAATGTTGGTTGATCTGGCTCACGTGTCCGAGAAGGTGATGAAACAGGTTCTTGAGATCTCCAAAGCCCCGGTTATCTTCAGTCATTCCTCTGCCTACAGCATCTGTCCTCACAAGAGAAACGTTCCTGACGACGTTCTTCTGGAAGTGGTGAGTCCATGATCCCTTTTACAACCTCCAGAGGTCCTGATGTTACATAATAACAGACGTCATTAAATTACGTACTGtcatattcaataaaaaagtgTCTACATCTTAGATCTGTTTCTGATTTACTACAATAAAAGCGGCTGTAAAAGATAAAACATTGCTTTCAAGGAGaaaatttttatttgtaaagacCTAATAAAACAGGCATGTCCATAATAATTGATGCAACTATGAAGGCGGTTATTGATGGGGATTATCAGATCCAAAAGATAAGCAACAGGACTTAACCATTGTATGGTGTTTGTCAGGGCCTGTATTCAATGTTTATGTTAGAACAATGAATGTGCATTAAAAACTTTACAAGggttaaatactttttttgctCGGACCTTTACTTTTGACAATTTTAACAGGAAGTCATAAGACAAacaaattgtgttattttgtaatCATCTGTGACACCCAGAGGTTAACCAGTAATACTCGAGAAACTGATTTTCACTTGGCAAAGAGAAGTGAGATGTACGCAATGCGTGGACAtcagtttttacaaaacatattattattaatggtCCATGATAAAACAACCATACAGCAAGCAGTATTACTATTGCtaataaatttaaacaaatttctCACCCTAAGAGTTTAAAAGTAAGTGAGTTACTTAACCGGCCGTTGATATGAGAAGGCAATAAAAAAGGAACAATTGCATCCTACAGACAGAAGATTGTGTCATTCAGATTTGGCTCTGTTTTTTGGCTCATGTCTTAACCGAGGTACACATTTTTGGCACATGCGAGTTTGgttaaaaacctgtatgtgactttttcttctgttgaacataaaagaagcgAAACGTCTCAGTTCTGttctcaaaaatatcttcttttgtgttctacggaagaaAATCGTGTTTGgaatgaggatgagtaaatgatgacagaatattcattttgtggagaactatccctttattttctgttatgttttgtgtttcagaaaaaaaaggATGGCATTGTCATGATCAATTTTTATAATGATTATGTCACCTGCCAAAACACAGCTAACATCTCTCACGTCGCTGGTGAGTATCTCCTCACGTGCCCTACATTAAGCATtcaaaaaaaatagaaatgaacattttatatGTGAAATTCAGATCACTTTGACCATATCAAGAAAGTGGCCGGCTCTAGTATCATTGGATTTGGAGGAGACTATGATGGCGTGCCAAGGTAAACAGactgataaaaaaagatcaagTCTAATCTGCAGcttaatgttacaaaatgtgTAATGCTTAGAACTGCCTtatgacagaaaaacaagtcTTCATAtgatcaaaaataaatcatgcaTGCTTGTAATAGAGTACCAGTTGGTCTGGAGGACGTGTCAAAGTACCCTGACCTGGTGGCTGAACTTCTTAGGCGTGGCTGGACAGATGATGACATCAAAAAAGCTCTGGGGGGGAACCTTCTGAGGGTTTTCAAACAGGTTGAGACGGTATGgatacacaaaaacattcatgCAACAAATCACCTCAATATAGCCAAAATTCTGTAAATAGCTAATCTATTTCTAAAAACGTTCATTCATGTTTCAAAAGGTCAGAGACACCCTGAAGAATCTTGAACCAGATGATGTACCCATTCCTCTTAAGGAGGTCCAAAACCCCTGCAGGACGGATTATGGTTATTCAGATAAAACTAATTCAGCATGTACACACTCTTTATCTCCACTGGTATTAGTTCTGATACTGCTAAACAAGTTACTATAACCAGCCCGTggttatttcgtttttttattttatcatatgTATAATAACACAATTTCAATGATCATGATTATTGTTTAAGATACGTATATTGCAACACCCCAAATTCAGATATAAGAAAACATTAGCCTTGAAAGATTTAAGTGTAATGCGTTTTGAGTCATTTgaaaagtaatacaaataaaaatacattttcattgttatCTCCTATTCATCAACAAAGAACAGTCACATGGGTTTAActtcttttctttaaatgctgCTGTGTGTCAATCACTGTTTAATAAAGGGATTGTTTGATCATGGTAAATAATACAAACATGTAATGACACTGTTGTATTTGTAGCCTCAGGTCTCCCCTGACAATAAAAGTAAACTATAACAGggaaattgttttgtgtttacagaCTGTTGCATGGAAAACCGGTTCCCATTGCTCCGACATTCACTTGCCAAATCAAATATCCTCACAGCAAACACGGCTATGTTTGTTAAACACTTGCATGAAAAACAAGAGACTTTTGCACTtgttgaagggacagttcacccaaaaataaaaattcagtcattattcACTCACCTTCCAATTGTTCCAAATcgttataaatgtatttgttctgatgaacacagcgaaagatatttggaagaatccttacaaccaaaaagttcttggaccccattgactactgGGAAAAAATTCCTtcgtatttttttgttctgttgaacagaaaagaagatattttgtagaatgtaggaacgcaaacagttttgggacacttttgactaccattttcatttttccaactatggtagtcaatggtggccaagaactgtttggttccaggcattcgtccaaatatctttctctgtgttcatcagaacgatgaaatgtatacaggttcgGAACAACTAAAGAGTGCGTAACTCgtgatcatttttgggtgaagtatccctttaagtatttCCAAGACAACATCTCCACCTTCTGGACACATTGTTCAGAAAGCCAAAGTAAGGCAAcgcataaaaaaaaatatttgataataatATGCGTATAGTACAGACCAAAACACTCTCATTTTTATAATGCAGCTATCAACAAGTTACCCACTCAAGTTAAACAAGTTGGGTTTGGGTCGTGTCATCCTAGATGGGAAAAGACGTTtgcttgtaaatgttttatagagGCCAGCAGGGGGCGTACACGTTGTGTTTTTGTGCCCTTATGTCCCAGGTACTTACTGTGAACGTCAACATTCTTAGGATGAGTTCCTTAAATACCATCATTCATTCAGCTAAACCAAAACAAATGGTTAAAATAGGGAAAAACACATTAAtactaaaacatgttttcagaGCTTTTTGTTATCCATTTGTTCTAATTTCAtgatacatattttaaaaccattgataaaatgtgaaaatttggTTTACATAAAGCTCACTTCGTTTTATGTACATGATTTTTACCTTATACAATAAATACCTGTGTAATATATTGTTCTTTACTTTGAGCTGGACTGGCGTGACGCTGCACAGACCGATCGAGTTTACATCTAATTACCGCGAGAACAAACGGCTTTGCATGATTTCGTATCGCTCTCGCGATACTGTGTGGATTCATAAGGCAATCGGTGGGCCGCATTAAACAAGCTAGCACAACGTGAATGAACGTTTGTGAATTCGCTTACCGATTTACATATACTTGCTTAATTTTATGGTAAAGGCTGATATATTAGCACAACTGATTCTATATAGCTTTCAGAATAACGGAATGGAGAGGCTCGGAGATACCTAATTTTGTGTGCAAAACCtggaagcgagttagcattttaggacttccggttccatcgctccaaagtctACAGGTTGTTTTTGGTAAAACGCCCtataaggtctgtggtaaacaaaacatctgaaTATTTCCACGTTTTATTCCAGACATACAACACAGCAATTATAacctgcttgtgttttttttaatggcgGTTGATAAAAGCGACTACTTCATTTGGCGGGGACGTCAGACGTCATCGCACATATACAACTCACAAATAATCCAACATGGGAACAAATCTCTTATAACGGCTCGCGTGACACTATCACGAAATTaagactttttaaaatgtttacactCTCTGGATCATCCAGCCTGTAGGATATAATAAATGTCCGAACAAATGGTTTTCCGCAGCTCTGCTAGTGAAGGGAATGGGACTCTTCAGATTCTGAAgcggatttgattggacaagaaCCTTGACAAGAGACTGACGTGTAGCGTGATTTCATGGAAGTTCGACATTGGTTTGAGCGCACGTGCCAAACTGTCAGTTTTGAATTGTTCAATCTCCTAAATGCGAATTTTGTCAGCGCTTTGCAGAATATCAGTTTATTGAATTAACTCtcactcatttttaataaaaggagaAAAAACTTTCGTTTTGATTACACTGGGTCtttaagtgtagtctgtttatttCATCGTGTTAGCTTTTCACTTCTGCGgattgtatttcggcttcaaaagtaacaaatgtggtGTTGATTTGACAAGATTAACTTGCAAGACcaaacgtgtaaacatcataaaccaaTGTTAaccacagagcttattttttgcgatcttccaaaagtctatggggaaaatgcataggctttcggtATAGGTAACCAGCGCGGCGCTGACTTCCTGTTAAGCCTACAAAAaacgtcatctctgaggtatTGGATGCCCTGTGTACATGGATGCATCCGAATTAATTCTGTTCTTGTTTGCTTATTTTCCTGTTTCAAGAAATACGTTTATCGAATCGATTTTACAAACAGCACAGAGACACTCTTCACTGTTTTGGGAAAGGGATTTGTTTAATCcctaaaaaaatctgcatcTGAGAGAGCAGTCCAAGCATAGTTTCTGTGTAAATTTCATTCTCAATGTTTATTTCATATACAGTTTTGAATGTGCAACTTTGGAAACGGTTATGATTGCCGTTGCCTTTAAATCATTAGAATATAATATTCAACAAAATAACAATCATGGTAAACCTTCAGATGAAAGTAGAGGTCACGAAAAATACTGTGGGATGCTTCTATTccaaatatttcatataaaatgcCTCGCATTTATAAGTGGATTGACATGCATTTGGGGATCAAAGAATAAAATCAGCAAAAGCATCTCATGCAGTCAATAAAGCATCTAAATAATCATGATCTCCGTAGATCTGAACTATTTTAATAAAGCAGAGTCGTCCTGGAATGGTCACATGCACAAACAAAAGAACTTAAAAAATTACAGGTGGAtgaatttggtttattttctccAGTACACAAATATAGGTCAGGATGTAAAGAAACTGA of the Triplophysa dalaica isolate WHDGS20190420 chromosome 1, ASM1584641v1, whole genome shotgun sequence genome contains:
- the dpep1 gene encoding dipeptidase 1, translated to MITMKLIKTLCLVLWALTVHSTANELYERALKLMAEAPLIDGHNDLPWQLRNKFNNQLEEVDLYMLNSTHTNIPKIKEGRLSAQFWAAYVACDTQYKDAVRQTLEQIDVIHRMCQKYPDVFTFATSSQDIEDIFAQNKTACLIGVEGGHSIDSSLATLRTMYQLGVRYLTLTHSCNTPWADNWLVDTGSEPAVHDGLSDFGKQVIFEMNRIGMLVDLAHVSEKVMKQVLEISKAPVIFSHSSAYSICPHKRNVPDDVLLEVKKKDGIVMINFYNDYVTCQNTANISHVADHFDHIKKVAGSSIIGFGGDYDGVPRVPVGLEDVSKYPDLVAELLRRGWTDDDIKKALGGNLLRVFKQVETVRDTLKNLEPDDVPIPLKEVQNPCRTDYGYSDKTNSACTHSLSPLVLVLILLNKLL